From Pyxicephalus adspersus chromosome 7, UCB_Pads_2.0, whole genome shotgun sequence, a single genomic window includes:
- the LOC140335609 gene encoding acetylcholine receptor subunit alpha-1-B: MDFTTTCLIVLSISGTISAGLVYSYEHETRLIHDLFQNYDKVVRPVENFNDKVVVTVGLQLIQLINVDEVNQIVSTNVRLKQQWVDVNLKWNPSEYGGIQKVRVPSSNVWHPDLVLYNNADGDFAIVKDTKILLDYTGKIIWTPPAIFKSYCEIIVTYFPFDQQNCSMKLGTWTYDGTMVIINPENDRPDLSNFMESGEWMMKDYRCWKHWVCYSCCPDVPYLDITYHFILQRLPLYFIVNVIIPCLLFSFLTGLVFYLPTDSGEKMTLSISVLLSLTVFLLVIVELIPSTSSAVPLIGKYMLFTMVLVIASIIITVIVINIHHRSPSTHSMPPWLRKVFIDTIPNVMFFSTMKRPSQEKQAPKIFAEDIDISEISGKLGPAAITYQSPILKNPEVKSAVEGVKYLAETMKSDQESNKASEEWKFVAMVLDHVLLAGFMVVCVIGTTAVFAGRLIELNSQD, translated from the exons ATGGATTTTACTACAACATGCCTTATTGTTCTTTCCATATCAGGTACCATATCAG ctggATTGGTGTATTCCTATGAACATGAAACCCGCTTGATTCATGATCTTTTTCAAAACTACGATAAAGTTGTACGCCCAGTGGAAAATTTCAATGACAAAGTTGTGGTGACGGTCGGACTGCAGCTCATTCAGCTTATTAATGTG GATGAAGTTAATCAAATTGTATCAACAAATGTTCGCCTAAAACAG caATGGGTGGATGTAAACCTAAAATGGAATCCATCAGAATATGGAGGAATACAGAAAGTTAGAGTACCTTCCAGTAATGTTTGGCATCCAGATTTAGTCTTATACAACAA CGCTGATGGTGACTTTGCTATTGTCAAGGATACCAAGATCCTTTTGGATTACACTGGGAAAATTATATGGACGCCTCCAGCTATTTTCAAAAGCTATTGTGAGATTATAGTCACATATTTTCCATTCGATCAGCAGAACTGCAGCATGAAGCTTGGTACATGGACCTATGATGGCACAATGGTGATTATAAACCCG GAAAATGACCGTCCAGACCTCAGTAACTTCATGGAAAGTGGTGAATGGATGATGAAGGATTATCGCTGTTGGAAACACTGGGTTTGTTATTCTTGTTGTCCAGACGTTCCATACCTGGACATAACCTATCACTTCATACTGCAGAGACTGcctctttattttattgtcaatgtCATCATTCCTTGTCTGCTCTTCTCATTTCTGACTGGTTTAGTGTTCTATCTTCCCACTGACTCAG GTGAGAAAATGACCCTAAGTATCTCTGTTCTTTTGTCCCTGACTGTGTTTCTTCTGGTCATTGTTGAACTGATTCCATCGACTTCGAGTGCTGTGCCCCTGATTGGAAAATATATGTTATTCACTATGGTGTTGGTCATAGCATCAATTATTATTACTGTCATTGTGATCAACATTCATCATCGCTCTCCGAGTACCCACAGCATGCCTCCTTggctcagaaag gtatttattGATACAATTCCAAATGTGATGTTTTTCTCCACCATGAAACGTCCTTCACAAGAAAAACAGGCCCCGAAGATTTTTGCAGAGGATATTGACATATCAGAAATTTCTGGAAAGCTGGGTCCAGCTGCTATAACTTACCAGTCCCCAATATTGAAGAACCCTGAAGTCAAAAGTGCTGTAGAAGGAGTCAAGTATTTAGCTGAAACCATGAAATCTGATCAGGAATCTAATAAG GCATCAGAAGAATGGAAGTTTGTTGCAATGGTGCTCGATCATGTCCTCCTAGCAGGCTTTATGGTCGTTTGTGTCATCGGTACAACTGCTGTGTTCGCAGGACGCCTTATTGAACTGAATTCACAGGACTGA